From a region of the Vidua macroura isolate BioBank_ID:100142 chromosome 25, ASM2450914v1, whole genome shotgun sequence genome:
- the TRNP1 gene encoding TMF-regulated nuclear protein 1, with protein sequence MAAAAAAPAPPSPTGGDAQRPSRGGPGGSAGDSKSGGPGAVELAAARRRLVAAEGRRRAAAELEGRVRQVHCALLHAELRLAARAETLGRLGAGVAQAQLALAAQSQRLQKGLRRRPRPRPGALLAAARALRSCVPWAPARSRGAAAGTPVRRLPAATRGSA encoded by the coding sequence atggctgcagcagcggcGGCACCGGCACCTCCGAGCCCCACCGGCGGCGACGCGCAGCGCCCGTCCCGCGGTGGCCCCGGCGGCAGCGCCGGCGACAGCAAGAGCGGCGGCCCGGGCGCGGTGGAgctggcggcggcgcggcggagGCTGGTGGCGGCggaggggcggcggcgggcggcggccgaGCTGGAGGGGCGGGTGCGGCAGGTGCACTGCGCGCTGCTGCACGCCGAGCTGCGCCTGGCCGCCCGCGCCGAGACCCTGGGCCGCCTCGGGGCCGGCGTGGCCCAGGCGCAGCTCGCCCTGGCGGCCCAGAGCCAGCGGCTGCAGAAGGGGCtgcgccgccgcccgcggccccggcccggcgcgcTCCTCGCGGCCGCCCGCGCCCTCCGCAGCTGCGTGCCCTGGGCTCCCGCACGgagccgcggggccgccgcgggcACCCCTGTGCGCCGCCTGCCCGCCGCCACCCGTGGCTCCGCCTAG